The following are encoded in a window of Nibricoccus aquaticus genomic DNA:
- a CDS encoding DUF418 domain-containing protein: MPLPAALPEKPSRIDLIDALRGSALLGIFLLHCIEHFEFSQYPPDPPAWLASLNQQTKDTLFFLFGGKAYAIFAMMFGVSFSLIIDSAARKGLDFRARFVWRLFLLGAGGYLFGLLYCGEILTMLAVLGLPLVFLHKAPDRLLLWLSALLLLQLPFLYQLLRSFADPAYQPLRLGVGAYYREMYQVFGHEGFLEVVKVNAWTSILGRSAWAIENGRYLQMFGLFLWGIVLARARFFENPDASSRLARRALIVALIAAVALYVARAGLPSLDASKVQQGILKKLLTSWLALAQMVVWAAGFILLYQLPRVQKLLRLLIPFGRTSLTCYVLQNALGVLLFYHFGAGLFRHWGQFYSLLFGLAVFAVQLPLMHVWLRHFHYGPLEWLWRCLTQLSFKTPFRKRDQPSSVPA, encoded by the coding sequence ATGCCCCTCCCCGCCGCGCTTCCAGAAAAACCTTCCCGCATCGACCTCATCGACGCCCTCCGCGGCTCCGCCCTGCTCGGCATTTTCCTGCTCCACTGCATCGAGCACTTCGAGTTCAGCCAGTACCCGCCCGATCCTCCCGCCTGGCTCGCCTCGCTCAACCAGCAGACCAAAGACACGCTCTTCTTCCTCTTCGGCGGAAAGGCCTACGCCATCTTCGCGATGATGTTTGGCGTCAGCTTCTCTCTCATCATCGACAGCGCCGCCCGCAAAGGCCTCGATTTCCGCGCCCGCTTCGTCTGGCGCCTCTTCCTCCTCGGCGCCGGCGGCTACCTCTTCGGCCTGCTCTACTGCGGCGAAATCCTCACCATGCTCGCCGTCCTCGGCCTGCCGCTCGTCTTCCTCCACAAAGCCCCCGACCGCCTCCTCCTCTGGCTCTCCGCCCTCCTCCTGCTCCAACTCCCTTTCCTCTACCAACTCCTCCGCAGCTTCGCCGACCCCGCCTACCAACCGCTCCGCCTCGGCGTCGGCGCCTACTACCGCGAGATGTATCAGGTTTTCGGCCACGAGGGCTTCCTCGAAGTCGTGAAGGTCAACGCCTGGACCAGCATCCTCGGCCGCTCCGCCTGGGCCATCGAAAACGGCCGCTACCTCCAGATGTTCGGCCTTTTCCTCTGGGGCATCGTTCTCGCCCGCGCCCGCTTCTTCGAAAACCCCGACGCCTCCTCCCGCCTCGCCCGCCGTGCCTTGATCGTCGCCCTCATCGCCGCCGTCGCCCTGTACGTCGCTCGCGCCGGACTTCCCTCGCTGGACGCCTCCAAAGTCCAGCAAGGCATCCTCAAAAAACTCCTCACCTCCTGGCTAGCCCTCGCCCAGATGGTCGTCTGGGCCGCCGGCTTCATCCTGCTCTACCAACTCCCTCGCGTCCAAAAACTCCTCCGCCTGCTCATCCCCTTCGGCCGCACCAGCCTCACCTGCTACGTCCTCCAAAACGCCCTGGGCGTTCTCCTCTTCTACCACTTCGGCGCCGGACTCTTCCGCCACTGGGGCCAGTTCTACAGCCTCCTCTTCGGCCTCGCTGTCTTCGCCGTTCAACTCCCACTTATGCACGTCTGGCTCCGCCATTTTCACTACGGCCCGCTCGAATGGCTCTGGCGCTGCCTCACCCAGCTCTCCTTCAAGACGCCTTTCCGAAAACGCGACCAGCCGTCATCCGTCCCCGCATAA
- a CDS encoding carboxypeptidase-like regulatory domain-containing protein, with amino-acid sequence MLIAWRWGIIVTLAALFLVGCTGTMSYPPDTEITIEGIVCDYDSNQPVAGVKVTARSDHSDDSALIQETYTDQQGRYRISGKARYRFRMTLELKIDKDPLQTAAVLSFEHPEYFKATNAFVVAESRFGRPESWAHEYQRIKKSASGKDIPQFSPDYREPKHAELFATIATLQQEPPAKNTAFLKDKTPKIRISQINDEDVHYGWKSTSTPLNIPVGTIKTFITMALPATGASNLSAVLHFESKAGQAYRITYDQIPSGYTARISDREGNFVAQSEFH; translated from the coding sequence ATGCTAATTGCGTGGAGATGGGGCATCATTGTCACACTCGCTGCCCTTTTTTTGGTCGGCTGCACAGGCACGATGTCATATCCGCCAGACACGGAGATAACGATCGAAGGCATCGTATGTGACTACGATTCCAACCAGCCTGTTGCAGGGGTAAAAGTGACCGCTCGCAGCGATCATTCAGATGACTCCGCTTTAATCCAAGAGACATACACAGACCAGCAAGGACGTTATCGGATTTCAGGAAAAGCAAGGTACAGGTTCCGAATGACCCTTGAGTTGAAAATCGATAAAGATCCCCTGCAGACGGCTGCTGTTTTAAGCTTCGAACACCCTGAATATTTCAAGGCAACCAACGCATTCGTTGTCGCAGAATCTCGATTCGGCCGTCCAGAGAGCTGGGCTCATGAGTACCAGCGCATAAAAAAATCCGCTTCAGGAAAAGACATCCCCCAATTTTCGCCCGATTACCGTGAGCCCAAACACGCGGAACTCTTTGCAACAATAGCGACGTTACAGCAGGAACCACCGGCCAAAAATACGGCCTTTCTCAAAGATAAAACCCCCAAGATCCGCATATCCCAGATAAACGATGAAGACGTGCACTACGGCTGGAAATCGACCTCAACCCCTTTGAATATACCGGTTGGAACGATCAAAACATTTATCACAATGGCACTGCCTGCCACAGGCGCTTCAAATTTATCTGCAGTTCTTCACTTCGAATCAAAAGCCGGACAAGCCTACCGCATAACATATGATCAGATACCAAGCGGCTACACTGCCCGGATCTCGGACCGTGAAGGCAATTTTGTAGCGCAGTCTGAGTTTCACTGA
- a CDS encoding HAD family hydrolase, translating to MSEREYVIGFDADDTLWHNETIFENVHVRFRALLARYHDAATVDRTQFATEMRNLELYGYGVKGFTLSAIETAIQLTEGKISAEEIRQLLELGREMLAHPVELLDGVAETLEVLAPAHRLLVITKGDLRDQERKLRKSGLAERFRHVEIVSEKDERTYAGIFRRHGIAAENFLMVGNSLKSDIVPVLALGGSGAHVPYHITWEHERVENVPAAAGRFFELKSVRELPSVVAAWTRVTG from the coding sequence ATGAGTGAACGTGAGTATGTGATCGGGTTCGATGCGGATGACACGCTGTGGCATAACGAGACGATTTTCGAAAACGTCCATGTGCGCTTCCGGGCGTTGCTGGCGCGGTATCATGATGCGGCGACCGTGGATCGGACGCAGTTCGCGACGGAGATGCGGAATCTTGAGCTGTACGGCTATGGCGTGAAAGGGTTCACGCTGTCTGCGATCGAGACGGCGATTCAGCTGACGGAGGGAAAAATCTCGGCGGAGGAAATCCGGCAGTTGCTGGAGCTCGGGCGGGAGATGCTGGCGCATCCGGTGGAGTTGCTGGATGGCGTGGCGGAGACCCTTGAGGTGCTGGCGCCGGCGCATCGGTTGCTGGTGATCACGAAGGGGGATTTGCGCGATCAGGAGCGGAAGCTGAGGAAGTCAGGACTGGCGGAGCGGTTTCGCCATGTGGAGATCGTGTCGGAGAAGGATGAGCGGACGTACGCGGGGATTTTCCGGAGGCATGGGATCGCGGCGGAGAATTTTTTGATGGTGGGGAATTCGTTGAAGTCGGATATCGTGCCGGTGCTGGCGTTGGGAGGATCGGGCGCGCATGTGCCTTATCACATCACGTGGGAGCATGAGCGCGTGGAGAACGTGCCGGCGGCGGCGGGGCGTTTCTTCGAGTTGAAGAGTGTGCGTGAGCTGCCGTCGGTCGTGGCGGCGTGGACGCGGGTGACGGGGTGA
- a CDS encoding zinc ribbon domain-containing protein produces MPEAVAHNKFSCPACGAEATWNPAKKALVCGFCGTTSPADIELSASGTEVIKEHDLLAALRSLPGSARGWQAEKTQVRCQSCQAISVFDAGRVGQNCDFCGSSSLVPYDEIKESIRPESLLEFRISETQVRESIRKWYGSHWFAPNALKTRAMTDTLHGLYIPYWTFDAAVYAEWTAESGYYYYVSESYTDSKGNRQTRQVRKVRWQPSAGNLRHAFDDTLVAASRGIDTELLPQVEPFPTKDLKPYNAGFLSGWVVERYQLDLGNAAHLARKKMDAETERRCAGQVPGDTHRNLYVRSDYSAQTFKHILVPVWLLTYTFHGKPFQVVINGYTGTIAGRYPKSWLKIALVVGAVLAAIAAFLWLRSR; encoded by the coding sequence ATGCCCGAAGCCGTCGCCCACAATAAATTCTCCTGCCCCGCCTGCGGCGCCGAGGCCACGTGGAATCCCGCGAAAAAAGCCCTCGTCTGCGGCTTCTGCGGCACCACCTCTCCCGCCGACATCGAGCTCTCCGCCTCCGGCACCGAGGTCATCAAAGAACACGATCTCCTCGCCGCTCTTCGCTCGCTCCCCGGCTCCGCGCGCGGCTGGCAGGCCGAGAAAACCCAGGTCCGCTGCCAGAGCTGCCAGGCCATCTCCGTCTTCGACGCCGGCCGCGTCGGCCAGAACTGTGACTTCTGCGGCTCCTCCTCCCTCGTCCCGTACGACGAAATCAAAGAGTCCATCCGCCCCGAAAGCCTGCTTGAGTTTCGCATCAGCGAAACCCAGGTCCGCGAATCCATCCGCAAATGGTACGGCTCACACTGGTTCGCCCCCAACGCGCTGAAAACGCGCGCCATGACCGACACCCTTCACGGCCTCTACATCCCCTACTGGACCTTCGACGCCGCCGTTTACGCCGAGTGGACCGCCGAGAGCGGTTACTACTATTACGTCTCCGAGTCGTACACCGACAGCAAAGGCAACCGCCAGACCCGCCAGGTCCGCAAAGTCCGCTGGCAACCGAGCGCGGGTAATCTCCGCCACGCCTTCGACGACACCCTCGTCGCCGCCTCCCGCGGCATCGATACCGAACTCCTCCCGCAGGTAGAGCCCTTCCCCACCAAAGATCTCAAACCCTACAACGCCGGCTTCCTCTCCGGCTGGGTCGTCGAACGCTACCAGCTCGACCTCGGCAACGCCGCCCACCTCGCCCGCAAGAAAATGGACGCCGAGACCGAGCGCCGCTGCGCCGGCCAGGTCCCCGGCGACACCCACCGCAACCTGTACGTCCGTTCCGACTACAGCGCCCAGACCTTCAAGCACATCCTCGTCCCGGTCTGGCTGCTCACCTACACCTTTCACGGCAAACCCTTCCAAGTCGTGATCAACGGCTACACCGGCACCATCGCCGGCCGCTACCCCAAGAGCTGGCTCAAAATCGCCCTCGTCGTCGGCGCAGTCCTCGCCGCCATCGCCGCCTTCCTCTGGCTCCGCAGCCGCTGA
- a CDS encoding DUF748 domain-containing protein encodes MSNPSIKELRQARARDGQRSPQWLRLLFIVAGLFVLYVVVGFFVAPPIVRAQLAKRLSAEIGREVTVAKVSLNPLKLSGAIEGFAIRELDGKSDFVAWKRAFANFDSWSLFAGEWRFDEVTLEGAAARVRTDREGKLNFADIVKRLEAMSAGAPKTSEPKALLVRRLTVSGASLDYREETEAEPFATTVGPVSFSVREFNTGGKNQAPGEFAAVTESGETIGWKGTVAVAPLRSAGEFSLGSIVLKKYKPYVGRYAKFAITDGLLAVSGRYELVLAQDKPAVRLSEGVVSLKNFKLGAPGAAEPAVALESLELTGLSADSAVNSASVAKVALNGGRVVVTRDADGIDLMRLATPKAGALPVGGGAAGSGEEGTSLLNAVLGELAVAGLAVVVNDTTTPRAARQELTEVTLNVKDVSLAQLAKSSPVEFSAKIAGGGSVAVSGAVAPQPLKGDLTVTVDKVPLASVSPYAEMFVKARIARGSVSAKARVAVAAGVGGGLPAITAQADAGVEDFQVMEGEGDEELAHWKALSLRGIEAATSPSLKLLVADIEWTEPVGRVVVGENGAINLLDLMVTPAGAGQVKAAAAQSPAVTFNKAKTGGAPVAAAAEQSTTFIAIDRFTLNNAAFTFADRSMEPDVKIALNQLSGTVSGLSSATLARADVDLKGKVDGVAPVSIRGQINPLAAEAFTDLKVDFRGIDLQPTGPYVGKFAGYELAKGALTLDVRAKLSQRRLDTSNVVTLDQFTLGAKTDSPEATKLPVGLALALLRDRQGKIVLDVPVQGSMDDPEFRVGRVVWRVLGNILTKAATSPFALLGSMFGGGAKSEELAFQEFVAGSAELTDDSRRKLDVIAKALTERPALRLDIAGAFGAAADAPMLREQALEKGMRVALWEEQRRIAGPGAVVPPPEQITLSPEATARLTGVFYRAAFEPRELSGSEAGPGAKSAEAESSDEAEEKKRIWTPVVRMFRRGGAPAPVGSTKVATPKAPPPRAMTTDPTGAATVGAQAEAVPAGPTTEEMRAKLLAAITVDENTLRELAGERARRVRSYLIDDGHIDAERISLTGETAKGARVDLQLK; translated from the coding sequence GTGAGCAACCCCAGTATCAAGGAACTTCGTCAGGCGCGGGCTCGTGATGGCCAGCGTTCTCCCCAATGGCTGCGCCTGCTGTTCATCGTGGCGGGGCTTTTTGTTCTCTATGTCGTGGTGGGATTTTTCGTGGCGCCGCCGATCGTGCGGGCGCAGCTGGCGAAGCGGTTGTCGGCCGAGATCGGTCGCGAGGTGACGGTGGCGAAGGTGTCGCTGAATCCGCTGAAGCTCTCGGGCGCGATCGAGGGGTTTGCGATTCGCGAGTTGGATGGGAAGAGCGACTTCGTGGCGTGGAAGCGGGCATTCGCGAATTTCGATTCGTGGTCGTTGTTCGCGGGCGAGTGGCGTTTCGATGAAGTGACGCTTGAAGGTGCGGCAGCGCGGGTGAGGACGGACCGCGAAGGGAAATTGAATTTCGCGGACATCGTGAAGCGGTTGGAAGCGATGAGCGCGGGCGCGCCGAAGACGAGTGAGCCGAAGGCGCTGTTGGTGCGGCGGCTGACGGTGAGCGGGGCGAGTCTGGACTATCGGGAGGAGACGGAGGCGGAGCCGTTCGCGACGACGGTGGGGCCAGTGAGTTTTTCGGTGCGGGAGTTTAATACGGGCGGGAAAAACCAGGCGCCGGGTGAGTTCGCGGCGGTGACGGAATCGGGGGAGACGATCGGGTGGAAGGGAACGGTGGCGGTGGCGCCGTTGCGCTCGGCGGGCGAGTTTTCGCTCGGGAGCATCGTGCTGAAAAAGTACAAACCGTACGTGGGGCGTTATGCGAAGTTCGCGATCACGGATGGGTTGCTCGCGGTGAGCGGGCGTTACGAGCTGGTGCTCGCGCAGGACAAACCGGCGGTGCGGTTGAGCGAAGGCGTGGTGAGTTTGAAGAATTTCAAGCTGGGCGCGCCGGGTGCGGCGGAGCCGGCGGTGGCGCTGGAGTCGCTGGAGCTGACGGGATTATCGGCGGACTCGGCGGTGAACTCCGCGTCGGTCGCGAAGGTGGCGCTCAACGGCGGTCGCGTGGTGGTGACGCGGGATGCGGACGGCATCGATTTGATGCGGCTGGCGACGCCGAAGGCGGGCGCGTTGCCGGTGGGCGGCGGAGCGGCGGGAAGCGGTGAAGAGGGAACGAGTTTGCTGAATGCGGTGCTGGGCGAGCTGGCGGTGGCGGGGCTTGCGGTGGTGGTTAACGACACGACCACGCCGAGGGCGGCGCGGCAGGAGCTGACGGAGGTGACGCTGAACGTGAAGGACGTTTCGCTGGCGCAGCTGGCGAAGAGTTCGCCGGTGGAATTCAGCGCGAAGATCGCGGGTGGCGGATCGGTGGCGGTGTCGGGCGCGGTGGCGCCGCAGCCGCTCAAGGGAGATCTGACGGTGACGGTGGATAAAGTGCCGCTGGCGTCGGTGAGTCCGTATGCGGAGATGTTCGTGAAGGCGCGGATCGCGCGAGGCTCGGTGTCGGCGAAGGCGCGCGTGGCGGTGGCGGCTGGCGTGGGCGGCGGGTTGCCGGCGATCACGGCGCAAGCGGATGCGGGCGTGGAGGATTTTCAGGTGATGGAAGGCGAGGGCGATGAGGAGCTGGCGCATTGGAAGGCACTCTCGTTGCGCGGTATCGAGGCGGCCACTTCGCCGTCGCTGAAGCTGCTGGTGGCGGACATCGAGTGGACGGAGCCGGTGGGGCGCGTGGTGGTGGGCGAGAACGGCGCGATCAATCTGCTGGATTTGATGGTGACGCCTGCGGGCGCGGGGCAGGTGAAGGCCGCGGCGGCGCAGAGTCCGGCGGTGACGTTCAACAAGGCGAAGACGGGAGGTGCGCCTGTTGCGGCTGCGGCGGAGCAATCGACGACGTTCATCGCGATCGACCGGTTCACGCTGAACAACGCGGCATTTACGTTCGCGGATCGCTCGATGGAGCCGGATGTGAAGATCGCGCTCAACCAGCTGAGCGGAACGGTGAGCGGATTGTCGTCGGCGACGCTGGCGCGGGCGGATGTGGATCTGAAGGGGAAGGTGGATGGCGTCGCCCCGGTTTCGATACGCGGGCAGATCAATCCGCTGGCGGCGGAGGCGTTCACGGATTTGAAGGTGGATTTTCGCGGGATCGATTTGCAGCCGACGGGGCCGTACGTGGGGAAATTCGCCGGGTACGAGCTGGCGAAAGGCGCGTTGACGCTGGATGTGCGGGCGAAGCTCTCGCAGCGGCGGCTCGATACGAGCAATGTGGTGACGCTGGATCAGTTCACGCTCGGGGCGAAGACGGACAGCCCGGAGGCGACGAAGCTGCCGGTGGGGCTGGCGCTGGCGTTGCTGCGAGACCGGCAGGGGAAGATCGTACTGGATGTGCCGGTACAGGGCAGCATGGACGATCCGGAGTTCCGGGTGGGGCGCGTCGTGTGGCGCGTGCTCGGGAATATTTTGACGAAGGCGGCGACCTCGCCGTTCGCGCTGCTGGGCTCGATGTTTGGCGGCGGGGCGAAGAGCGAAGAGCTGGCGTTTCAGGAGTTCGTCGCGGGCTCGGCTGAGCTGACGGATGACAGTCGGAGGAAACTGGATGTGATCGCGAAGGCGCTGACCGAGCGGCCTGCGCTGCGGCTGGATATCGCGGGGGCGTTTGGCGCGGCGGCGGATGCGCCGATGCTGCGCGAGCAGGCGTTGGAAAAGGGGATGCGCGTGGCGCTCTGGGAAGAGCAGCGCAGGATCGCGGGGCCGGGTGCGGTGGTGCCGCCGCCGGAGCAGATCACGCTCTCGCCGGAAGCGACGGCACGGTTGACGGGCGTGTTTTATCGGGCGGCGTTTGAGCCGAGAGAGCTGTCTGGGTCGGAAGCGGGCCCGGGGGCGAAGAGTGCCGAGGCGGAGTCGTCGGATGAAGCTGAGGAGAAGAAACGTATCTGGACGCCGGTGGTGCGGATGTTTCGCCGGGGCGGCGCGCCTGCGCCGGTGGGTTCGACGAAGGTGGCGACGCCCAAGGCTCCGCCGCCGCGTGCGATGACGACTGATCCGACGGGTGCGGCGACGGTGGGCGCGCAGGCTGAGGCCGTGCCGGCGGGGCCGACGACGGAGGAGATGCGCGCGAAGCTGCTGGCGGCGATCACGGTGGATGAGAACACGCTGCGCGAACTCGCGGGTGAGCGAGCGAGGCGTGTGCGCAGTTACCTGATTGACGACGGGCACATCGACGCGGAGCGGATTTCGCTGACGGGCGAAACGGCGAAAGGCGCGCGCGTGGATTTGCAGCTCAAGTGA
- a CDS encoding zinc/iron-chelating domain-containing protein: protein MSTKETVIACRAGCGACCIAPSIGSIPEMGFKPAGVPCIHLLEDYRCGLFGKPERPGFCASLRPVDSMCGANREEALAYLEELERLTKPE, encoded by the coding sequence ATGAGCACAAAGGAAACAGTGATCGCGTGCCGGGCGGGGTGCGGGGCGTGTTGCATCGCGCCGAGTATCGGCTCGATCCCGGAGATGGGGTTCAAGCCGGCGGGCGTGCCTTGTATCCATTTACTGGAAGACTATCGGTGCGGGCTTTTCGGGAAGCCAGAGCGACCCGGGTTTTGCGCGAGTCTGCGGCCGGTGGATTCGATGTGCGGCGCGAATCGCGAGGAGGCGCTGGCGTATCTGGAGGAGCTGGAGCGGTTGACCAAGCCGGAGTGA
- a CDS encoding ACT domain-containing protein: MPNPPTPPTDRKAPTPTIVLELRVQNHPGAMARITALFADGGFNLEAILCVPLPGGIESRMLLLVSDADRLTHVEGELARLPDVLAVRRRADLGPEYFEWMAEMGAGAHGHHR, translated from the coding sequence ATGCCTAATCCGCCCACTCCTCCCACCGACCGCAAAGCACCCACGCCCACCATCGTGCTCGAGCTGCGCGTCCAGAATCATCCCGGCGCCATGGCGCGCATCACCGCGCTCTTCGCCGACGGCGGCTTCAACCTCGAAGCCATCCTCTGCGTGCCCCTCCCCGGCGGCATCGAGAGCCGCATGTTGCTCCTCGTCTCCGACGCCGACCGCCTCACCCACGTCGAGGGCGAACTCGCCCGCCTGCCCGACGTTCTCGCCGTAAGACGCCGCGCAGACCTCGGCCCCGAATACTTCGAGTGGATGGCCGAGATGGGCGCCGGCGCTCACGGCCATCATCGCTGA
- a CDS encoding SPFH and helix-turn-helix domain-containing protein encodes MGLFDYLKTQFLEIIQWEDDSRDTLSWRFPDEDKEIKRNAQLIVRESQTAQFIYLGQFGDTFGPGKHTLTTDNIPVLSTLKGWKYGFESPFKADVYYVNTRLFTGNKWGTSNPIMMRDADFGIVRARAFGTYDFKIVDVKTFLKEVAGTDHQFRLDEFNDTMRSRVVSVFTDALATAKVPVLDVASRYGELGEALRPLINPTIIAKYGIEIVSFIVENVSLPPEVEQAIDKRSSMAAIGNLNDYVKLQMAEGLGKGNGGGAAGSAAEIAMGFGLANQMMNQPGGMFAPQGTPPAGGTPVTVASTPGSVTNIPSATASANNGLPELLSPAAVAQILKVEETDVIATLTDGSLKGKKIGSTWRITRAALDEFLRS; translated from the coding sequence ATGGGCCTGTTCGACTACCTCAAGACGCAGTTCCTCGAAATCATCCAGTGGGAAGACGACTCCCGCGACACGCTCTCCTGGCGCTTCCCCGACGAGGACAAGGAAATCAAACGCAACGCGCAGCTCATCGTGCGCGAATCGCAGACCGCCCAGTTCATCTACCTCGGCCAGTTCGGCGACACCTTCGGCCCCGGCAAACACACGCTCACGACCGACAACATCCCCGTCCTCTCCACGCTCAAAGGCTGGAAGTACGGCTTCGAGAGCCCCTTCAAAGCCGACGTCTACTACGTCAACACGCGCCTCTTCACCGGCAACAAGTGGGGCACCTCCAACCCGATCATGATGCGCGACGCCGATTTCGGCATCGTCCGCGCCCGCGCCTTCGGCACCTACGATTTCAAAATCGTCGACGTGAAAACCTTCCTCAAGGAAGTCGCCGGCACCGACCACCAGTTCCGCCTCGACGAGTTCAACGACACGATGCGCTCACGCGTCGTCAGTGTTTTCACCGATGCACTCGCCACCGCCAAAGTCCCCGTCCTCGACGTCGCCTCCCGCTACGGCGAACTCGGCGAAGCGCTCCGCCCGCTCATCAATCCTACGATCATCGCAAAGTACGGCATCGAGATCGTCAGCTTCATCGTCGAAAACGTCTCCCTCCCGCCCGAGGTCGAGCAAGCCATCGACAAACGCTCGAGCATGGCCGCCATCGGCAACCTCAACGACTACGTGAAACTCCAAATGGCCGAAGGCCTCGGCAAAGGTAACGGCGGAGGCGCCGCCGGTTCCGCCGCCGAGATCGCCATGGGCTTCGGCCTCGCGAATCAGATGATGAACCAGCCCGGCGGCATGTTCGCGCCCCAAGGCACTCCACCCGCCGGCGGCACTCCCGTCACCGTCGCCTCGACGCCCGGTAGCGTCACCAACATCCCCTCCGCCACCGCGTCCGCCAATAATGGCCTTCCCGAACTCCTCAGCCCCGCCGCCGTCGCGCAAATCCTGAAAGTCGAAGAAACCGACGTCATCGCCACGCTCACCGACGGCTCCTTGAAGGGCAAAAAAATCGGCTCCACCTGGCGCATCACCCGCGCCGCGCTGGATGAGTTTCTGCGGAGCTGA